The Chryseolinea soli genome contains a region encoding:
- a CDS encoding c-type cytochrome, producing MKKAFLVLALVGVATWSLTSCGGSKKEAATEETEEGYSDEEAAKEAAEPKAESADDLIKQGQALVDASDCKTCHHPTNKIVGPSHTDVAKKYEFTKANVGLLADKIRNGGSGVWGEIPMSPHPDLSKADAEKMAMYVLSLDGEKPKD from the coding sequence ATGAAAAAAGCATTTTTAGTATTAGCGCTGGTAGGTGTAGCCACCTGGTCCCTGACGTCGTGCGGCGGATCCAAGAAAGAAGCAGCAACCGAAGAAACCGAAGAAGGCTACAGCGACGAGGAAGCCGCCAAAGAAGCTGCTGAGCCCAAAGCCGAATCTGCCGACGACCTGATCAAACAAGGCCAGGCACTGGTAGATGCCAGCGACTGCAAGACTTGCCATCACCCCACCAACAAGATCGTAGGTCCTTCCCACACCGACGTGGCCAAGAAATACGAATTCACCAAAGCCAATGTAGGCTTGCTGGCCGACAAGATCCGCAATGGCGGAAGCGGCGTATGGGGAGAAATACCGATGTCGCCTCACCCTGACCTGTCGAAAGCCGACGCCGAGAAGATGGCCATGTACGTCCTCTCTCTCGACGGAGAAAAACCGAAAGATTAA
- a CDS encoding sugar phosphate isomerase/epimerase family protein, translating into MKTIKGPAIFLAQFMGDQPPFDNLKTICKWVASLGYKGVQIPTWDSRCIDLQKAAESKDYCDEIKGIVDSCGLQITELSTHLQGQLVAVHPAYNDMFDGFAPKALHGKPAERTAWAVEQLKYAAKASKNLGLNAHASFSGALMWHTVYPWPQRPAGLVDDGFKELAKRWLPILNAFDKAGVDVCYELHPGEDLHDGITFERFYEATGKHARCNILYDPSHFVLQQLDYLQFIDFYHTFIKMFHVKDAEFNPTGKSGVYGGYQDWVNRPGRFRSLGDGQVDFKTIFSKLTQYDYAGWAVLEWECAIKHPEQGAAEGAPFIQNHIIRVTERAFDDFAATGKDAKFNKKVLGI; encoded by the coding sequence ATGAAAACGATAAAAGGACCGGCCATTTTCCTGGCACAGTTCATGGGCGATCAGCCGCCATTTGACAATCTGAAAACGATTTGCAAGTGGGTGGCTTCCCTGGGCTATAAAGGTGTGCAGATCCCCACATGGGATAGCCGCTGCATCGACCTCCAGAAAGCTGCCGAGAGCAAGGATTACTGCGATGAGATCAAAGGCATCGTAGATTCCTGTGGTCTGCAGATCACAGAGCTTTCCACCCATTTACAAGGCCAATTGGTGGCCGTGCATCCCGCTTATAACGACATGTTCGACGGCTTTGCGCCAAAGGCTTTGCACGGCAAACCTGCCGAGCGCACCGCCTGGGCCGTAGAGCAGTTGAAGTATGCCGCCAAGGCCAGCAAAAACCTGGGCCTCAATGCGCACGCCTCTTTTTCAGGCGCGCTCATGTGGCACACGGTATATCCCTGGCCCCAACGCCCCGCAGGGCTTGTGGACGATGGCTTCAAGGAACTGGCCAAGCGTTGGCTGCCCATCTTGAATGCTTTCGACAAGGCCGGTGTGGACGTTTGCTATGAACTCCACCCAGGTGAAGACCTGCACGATGGCATCACTTTCGAGCGCTTCTATGAGGCTACCGGAAAACACGCGCGTTGCAACATCTTGTATGATCCCAGCCATTTTGTGCTGCAGCAATTGGATTATCTTCAATTCATAGATTTCTACCACACCTTCATCAAGATGTTCCACGTGAAGGATGCCGAGTTCAACCCTACGGGAAAGAGTGGCGTCTATGGTGGCTATCAAGATTGGGTGAACCGCCCGGGGCGTTTCCGTTCATTGGGCGACGGGCAGGTGGATTTCAAAACCATATTCTCCAAGCTCACGCAATATGACTACGCCGGTTGGGCTGTGCTGGAGTGGGAGTGTGCCATCAAGCACCCCGAACAGGGTGCTGCCGAAGGTGCGCCGTTCATCCAGAACCATATCATCCGCGTCACGGAAAGAGCATTCGACGACTTTGCCGCTACCGGCAAAGACGCCAAATTCAATAAGAAAGTGTTGGGTATTTAG
- a CDS encoding Gfo/Idh/MocA family protein, with protein sequence MKRKLRMGMVGGGLTSFIGPVHRKAAGIDGEIELVCGAFSVVPGESKQTGEALYLNPKRVYETYQEMFEIEKNMPPDQRIDFVSVVTPNHVHFGPSKMALESGFHVIVEKPIAFSLEEAKTLQKVVAKTGLILGLTHTYTGYPLVKEARNMVATGKLGKIRKVFVEYPQGWLSTLLEGTGNMQASWRTDPKQSGMGGAIGDIGTHAANLAEYITGSNITEVCAMLNAVVKGRKLDDDASMLIKFDNGATGVLMATQVAAGEENNLNIRVYGEKGGLEWKQEDPNTMIVKWLGKPKEIIRAGQSYLSDEAKAFTRTPAGHPEGYLEAFANIYRAFGKAVRDYKPGKKINAAKYDFPDVEDGVRGMNFVQTAVKSGNSTRKWTKLK encoded by the coding sequence ATGAAAAGAAAATTACGCATGGGCATGGTAGGTGGCGGACTTACCTCTTTTATTGGCCCCGTTCATCGTAAAGCCGCCGGTATCGATGGAGAAATTGAATTGGTATGCGGTGCTTTTAGCGTGGTTCCCGGCGAGTCGAAACAGACCGGCGAAGCGCTTTATCTCAACCCCAAACGGGTCTATGAAACCTACCAGGAGATGTTCGAGATCGAGAAGAACATGCCTCCCGATCAACGCATCGACTTTGTGTCGGTTGTAACGCCCAATCACGTACACTTCGGTCCCTCGAAGATGGCCCTGGAAAGTGGCTTCCACGTGATCGTTGAAAAACCCATCGCTTTCTCTCTGGAAGAAGCAAAGACCTTACAAAAAGTAGTCGCAAAAACAGGCCTCATCCTCGGCCTCACCCATACCTACACCGGCTATCCCCTGGTGAAAGAAGCCCGCAACATGGTTGCCACCGGCAAGCTGGGCAAGATCAGAAAAGTATTTGTTGAATACCCTCAAGGCTGGCTTTCCACGCTGTTGGAAGGAACAGGCAACATGCAAGCCTCCTGGAGAACCGACCCCAAACAATCGGGTATGGGCGGTGCCATCGGCGACATCGGTACGCACGCTGCGAACCTGGCCGAATACATCACCGGCTCCAACATCACCGAAGTATGCGCCATGCTGAACGCCGTTGTAAAAGGCCGCAAGCTGGACGACGACGCTTCCATGTTGATAAAATTTGATAACGGTGCCACCGGTGTGCTCATGGCCACCCAGGTTGCCGCAGGTGAAGAAAACAACCTCAACATCCGCGTCTACGGTGAAAAAGGCGGCCTGGAATGGAAACAGGAAGACCCCAACACCATGATCGTGAAATGGCTCGGCAAACCCAAGGAGATCATCCGCGCAGGTCAGTCTTATCTTTCGGACGAAGCCAAGGCATTTACCCGCACGCCGGCCGGTCACCCCGAGGGCTACCTCGAAGCCTTCGCCAACATCTACCGCGCTTTTGGCAAAGCCGTGCGCGACTACAAGCCCGGCAAGAAGATCAACGCAGCCAAATACGACTTCCCCGATGTGGAAGACGGCGTACGCGGCATGAACTTCGTGCAAACGGCGGTAAAGTCCGGCAACTCCACCCGCAAGTGGACCAAGCTGAAATAA